Proteins encoded within one genomic window of Cardiocondyla obscurior isolate alpha-2009 linkage group LG27, Cobs3.1, whole genome shotgun sequence:
- the Rybp gene encoding RING1 and YY1-binding protein — protein sequence MNHSGSGKRQAKVLEENYWDCSVCTYRNTAEAFKCLMCDVRKGTSTRKPRINPQLVAQQVAQQQYVPLLKPGKKEGSAGSTTSGVKEKERKLDKPKRKSRHPPRLKNVDRSTAQSNEVTVNNVTVTITEYKPKVKKGSDQSSNASSEGGSQHDSNQDSRSLDVGTDV from the exons ATGAACCATTCGGGAAGCGGAAAACGCCAGGCGAAGGTTTTGGAAGAAAATTATTGGGACTGCAGTGTCTGCACTTATAGAAATACAGCGGAAGCATTTAAGTGCCTCATGTGTGACGTCCGCAAAGGAACCTCTACGCGGAAACCCCGCATAAACCCCCAATTGGTAGCTCAACAG GTTGCACAGCAACAGTATGTACCACTTCTGAAACCAGGCAAAAAAGAAGGGAGTGCCGGTAGCACAACCAGCGGTGTCAAGGAGAAGGAACGCAAACTGGATAAGCCGAAGCGCAAAAGCAGACATCCACCGCGTCTGAAAAATGTCGACCGTAGCACCGCGCAATCGAACGAGGTAACGGTCAACAATGTTACCGTCACTATCACAGAATATAAGCCGAAAGTGAAAAAGGGCTCGGATCAGTCGAGCAATGCGAGCTCCGAGGGCGGGAGCCAGCACGACTCGAATCAGGACTCGAGAAGTCTCGATGTAGGAACTGACGTCTAG
- the LOC139112176 gene encoding uncharacterized protein: MWDEMRPDMRLYATVLLGCCFLCLSCAGVESDKSKAAQLAAGEERLGDQIRAILKHYQQDDPVGLPGAPIPDPMPVPDMKHSFSMYTMNFKQMNVYGLSKFRIERVESELARMQVSVAVKINSLDIRGLYTLASWISRSAGDFTVKLSGVNVEGVARLEVSTDGKLQAQNIDMDLIFDKIDLDFKNLGFLGSVFQGVINSVGSFIFDSIKPFILKEVNTNVRGEVNKHISQLPQYFPNSISPFDMAIAEGRRQVSQMGYDPYKVKDYTQSVGVFTVTSSHTWITGLASFYRMGNITITMENGTVYALLDVGTQELEGKSHWEVSLIGGFFSRAGTVSFTVQYFRVQVKLSQPLDTRKRAMLEELELELGNIQARIHGAGTLDYLAEASVNILPNLLRYQIMDAIEGPLRRRIQEELDKVDMEKLIDEKIPVIEEQARWMQGLVPAEETILEDLTLSPHSQDDQVPFSESEEERGPS; this comes from the exons ATGTGGGACGAGATGCGACCGGATATGCGACTGTACGCGACGGTCTTGTTGGGGTGCTGCTTCCTGTGTCTTTCATGTGCAGGCGTGGAATCAG ACAAGAGCAAGGCAGCTCAGCTAGCGGCGGGTGAAGAGCGACTCGGAGATCAGATTCGTGCTATTCTCAAGCATTATCAGCAAGACGATCCGGTTGGGCTTCCAGGCGCGCCGATTCCAGATCCGATGCCTGTGCCGGATATGAAACATTCCTTTTCCATGTACACGATGAATTTTAAACAGATGAACGTTTACGGGCTGTCCAAATTTCGTATCGAACGCGTAGAATCGGAATTGGCACGTATgcag gtGTCTGTCGCGGTGAAGATCAATAGCCTTGATATTCGTGGATTATATACTCTGGCATCATGGATTTCGAGATCCGCCGGCGATTTTACCGTAAAACTCTCCGGGGTGAATGTCGAAGGTGTTGCTAGGCTAGAAGTGAGCACTGATGGTAAATTACAAGCTCAAAACATCGACATGGACCTGATTTTCGATAAGATTGACTTGGACTTTAAGAATCTTGGATTTCTTGGTTCGGTTTTTCAAGGTGTCATCAACTCTGTTGGTAGTTTTATCTTTGACAGTATTAAACCTTTTATATTGAAAGAAGTTAATACAAACGTAag agGTGAGGTAAACAAGCATATATCACAATTACCGCAATATTTTCCGAATTCGATTTCACCCTTCGATATGGCGATCGCAGAAGGTCGCAGACAAGTTTCTCAGATGGGCTATGACCCATACAAAGTGAAAGATTACACCCAAAGCGTCGGTGTATTTACCGTGACTTCGTCGCATACCTGGATCACCGGTTTAGCCAGTTTTTATCGCATGGGAAACATAACTATCACCATGGAGAACGGAACT GTGTATGCGCTTTTGGATGTCGGTACTCAAGAGCTGGAAGGCAAATCGCATTGGGAAGTAAGTCTAATCGGTGGCTTCTTTTCTCGCGCTGGTACTGTGTCCTTCACCGTGCAATACTTCCGTGTCCAAGTGAAGCTGAGCCAGCCTCTAGATACACGGAAACGCGCTATGCTGGAAGAACTGGAGCTCGAATTGGGCAACATCCAAGCAAGAATTCACGGTGCTGGCACGCTCGACTATCTTGCGGAAGCAAGCGTTAATATTCTTCCGAACCTGTTAAG ATATCAAATCATGGACGCGATTGAGGGACCGTTGAGAAGACGAATACAAGAGGAACTGGACAAAGTAGACATGGAAAAATTGATCGATGAAAAAATTCCAGTAATCGAGGAGCAAGCTAGATGGATGCAGGGTTTAGTGCCAGCAGAAGAAACTATTTTGGAAGATCTGACGCTATCACCGCATAGTCAAGATGATCAAGTGCCATTTTCTGAAAGTGAAGAAGAACGAGGACCGTCGTAA
- the LOC139112190 gene encoding protein lethal(2)essential for life, whose translation MALVPKTPFRSWWDEIDRYHREMEEHFQKLTVRDNDLWLPRLRPLRDTFRPWRDVFESLEREIGGWATVERDADKFQVIVDVQQFTPEEIIVRTDDKFVTVEARHHERKDKHGFVSRQFIRRYLLPKGYDIGHVKPSLSSDGILTITAPRLVLPAPGERILPIRRTYLPAIKAI comes from the coding sequence ATGGCATTGGTACCGAAAACTCCGTTTCGCAGCTGGTGGGACGAGATTGATCGCTACCACCGTGAGATGGAGGAACATTTCCAGAAGCTGACTGTGCGTGACAACGATCTATGGTTGCCGCGGTTACGTCCTCTCCGCGATACGTTCCGGCCGTGGCGCGATGTATTTGAAAGCCTGGAGCGCGAAATAGGCGGTTGGGCGACGGTCGAGCGCGACGCCGACAAGTTCCAAGTGATCGTGGACGTGCAACAATTTACGCCAGAGGAGATCATCGTGCGCACTGACGACAAGTTTGTCACCGTCGAAGCTAGGCACCACGAGAGGAAGGATAAGCATGGTTTCGTGTCACGGCAATTCATACGTCGTTACTTGTTGCCCAAAGGCTATGACATCGGGCACGTTAAGCCAAGCTTGTCGTCCGACGGCATTCTGACAATTACTGCACCAAGACTGGTATTACCGGCGCCAGGTGAACGAATTTTGCCAATCCGACGAACCTATTTGCCAGCCATCAAGGCCATCTAA